In Gammaproteobacteria bacterium, the DNA window GAATTGCCCGGCCAGGAAGTCGTCATCCGCAAGGACGGCGACCGCCTGGTTCTGGAGCCTGTCAGAAAATTCAACAATATCGCTGAACTCCTCGCCTCCTGGGAAACGATTGAGGATGAGGAGTTTCCCGAAATTGAAGATCCACCCATCAAGTCCGAGGACATCTTTTGACATGGACAGGCCACGCTATCTGTTCGACACCAATCAGTTATCGGCATTGATAAAGCATCCCGTAAGCCGGCTGGCGGAGCGCGTTGCGGCGCTGGATAGCGAGGCGTTTTGCACCAGTGTTATTGT includes these proteins:
- a CDS encoding AbrB/MazE/SpoVT family DNA-binding domain-containing protein, producing MSTSTAERRARLFRNGRNQAVRIPREFELPGQEVVIRKDGDRLVLEPVRKFNNIAELLASWETIEDEEFPEIEDPPIKSEDIF